From the genome of Arvicola amphibius chromosome 9, mArvAmp1.2, whole genome shotgun sequence, one region includes:
- the Fmnl3 gene encoding formin-like protein 3 isoform X4: MGNLESTEGGPGEPPSVPLLLPPGKTPMPEPCELEERFALVLSSMNLPPDKARLLRQYDNEKKWDLICDQERFQVKNPPHTYIQKLQSFLDPNVTRKKFRRRVQESTKVLRELEISLRTNHIGWVREFLNEENKGLDVLVDYLSFAQCSVMYSTLPGRRALKNSRLVSQKDDVHVCILCLRAIMNYQYGFNLVMSHPHAVNEIALSLNNKNPRTKALVLELLAAVCLVRGGHEIILAAFDNFKEVCKELHRFEKLMEYFRNEDSNIDFMVACMQFINIVVHSVEDMNFRVHLQYEFTKLGLEEFLQKSRHTESEKLQVQIQAYLDNVFDVGGLLEDAETKNVALEKVEELEEHVSHLTEKLLDLENENMMRVAELEKQLLQREKELESIKETYENTNHQVHTLRRLIKEKEEAFQRRCHLEPSARGLDSMGGSEALARIGPTELSEGMPSSDLDLLASAPPAEEALPLPPPPAPPLPPPPPPLPDKCPPAPPLPGAAPSVVLTVGLSAIRIKKPIKTKFRLPVFNWTALKPNQINGTVFSELDDEKILEDLDLDKFEELFKTKAQGPALDLICSKNKTAQKAASKVTLLEANRAKNLAITLRKAGRSAEEICRAIHTFDLQTLPVDFVECLMRFLPTEAEVKLLRQYERERQPLEELAAEDRFMLLFSKVERLTQRMAGMAFLGNFQDNLQMLTPQLNAIIAASASVKSSQKLKQMLEIILALGNYMNSSKRGAVYGFKLQSLDLLLDTKSTDRKMTLLHFIALTVKEKYPDLATFWHELHFVEKAAAVSLENVLLDVKELGRGMELIRRECSIHDNSVLRNFLSTNEGRLDKLQRDAKTAEEAYNAVVRYFGESPKTTPPSVFFPVFVRFIRSYKEAEQENEARKKQEEVMREKQLAQEAKKLDAKTPSQRNKWQQQELIAELRRRQAKEHRPVYEGKDGTIEDIITGFKHGPMSIRNQARSAVPPSGPPRAPGPH, from the exons AGCTCCATGAACCTGCCTCCTGACAAGGCCCGGCTCCTGCGACAGTACGACAACGAGAAGAAGTGGGATCTCATCTGTGATCAG GAACGATTCCAGGTGAAGAATCCTCCCCACACCTATATCCAGAAACTCCAGAGCTTTTTGGACCCCAACGTAACACGGAAG AAGTTCAGGAGGAGAGTGCAGGAGTCAACCAAGGTCCTACGGGAGCTGGAGATCTCACTTCGCACCAATCACATTGG GTGGGTGAGGGAATTTCTCAATGAGGAAAACAAAGGCCTGGATGTGCTGGTGGATTACCTGTCATTTGCCCAATGTTCTGTCAT GTACAGCACTCTCCCTGGCCGCAGGGCCTTGAAGAACTCCCGCCTGGTGAGCCAGAAGGACGATGTCCACGTCTGTATCCTTTGTCTCAGAGCCATCATGAACTATCAG TATGGCTTCAACTTGGTCATGTCCCACCCACACGCGGTCAATGAGATTGCACTTAGCCTCAACAACAAGAATCCAAG GACCAAAGCTCTGGTCTTGGAGCTGCTGGCAGCTGTGTGTTTGGTGCGAGGAGGTCATGAAATCATTCTTGCTGCCTTTGACAATTTCAAAGAG GTGTGTAAAGAACTGCATCGGTTTGAGAAGCTAATGGAGTATTTCCGGAATGAAGACAGCAACATTGACTTCATG GTGGCCTGCATGCAGTTCATCAACATTGTGGTGCACTCGGTAGAGGACATGAATTTCCGGGTCCACCTGCAATACGAGTTTACCAAGTTGGGGCTGGAGGAATTCCTGCAG AAGTCAAGGCACACGGAGAGCGAAAAGCTGCAGGTGCAGATTCAGGCTTACCTGGACAATGTGTTTGATGTAGGGGGGTTGTTAGAGGATGCTGAAACCAAGAATGTAGCCCTGGAAAAGGTGGAAGAACTGGAAGAGCACGTGTCCCAC CTCACAGAGAAGCTGCTGGACCTGGAGAATGAGAATATGATGCgagtggcagagctggagaagcagctaCTACAGCgggagaaggagctggagagcaTCAAG GAGACATATGAGAACACAAACCACCAGGTTCATACTCTTCGGAGGCTcattaaagaaaaggaggaggcttTCCAACGCCGATGCCACCTGGAGCCAAGTGCCCGGGGCCTGGATTCCATGGGTGGTAGCGAGGCCCTAGCCAGGATAGGCCCTACAGAGTTGAGTGAGGGCATGCCATCCTCTGACTTGGACCTGCTGGCTTCAGCCCCACCTGCTGAGGAGGcccttcctctgccccctccaCCAGCTCCACCTTTgcccccaccacctcctccattACCAG acAAGTGTCCCCCTGCCCCACCTCTCCCTGGTGCTGCTCCTTCTGTTGTGTTAACAGTGGGCCTGTCAG CCATTCGCATCAAGAAACCTATCAAGACAAAGTTCCGGCTGCCAGTCTTCAACTGGACAGCACTGAAACCCAATCAGATCAATGGCACTGTCTTCAGTGAACTTGATGATGAAAAGATCTTGGAG GACTTAGACCTGGACAAGTTTGAAGAGTTATTTAAGACAAAAGCCCAGGGTCCTGCCCTTGACCTCATCTGCTCCAAGAATAAGACTGCACAAAAGGCTGCCAGCAAGGTGACCCTTTTGGAAGCCAATCGTGCCAAGAACCTGGCTATCACCCTTCGCAAGGCTGGGCGCTCAGCTGAGGAGATCTGCAGGGCCATTCACAC GTTTGACTTACAGACATTACCTGTAGACTTCGTGGAATGCCTGATGCGCTTCCTGCCCACAGAGGCTGAGGTGAAGCTGTTGCGGCAATATGAGCGTGAACGGCAGCCCCTGGAGGAGCTGGCCGCTGAGGACCGCTTCATGTTACTCTTTAGCAAGGTGGAACGGCTGACCCAGCGAATGGCTGGCATGGCCTTTCTGGGCAACTTCCAGGACAACCTGCAGATGCTCACACCG CAACTGAATGCCATCAttgcagcctctgcctctgtcaagtcctcacagaaactgaagcagatgcTGGAG ATCATACTTGCATTGGGGAACTACATGAACAGCAGCAAGCGAGGTGCTGTGTACGGCTTTAAGCTCCAGAGCCTGGATCTG CTGCTGGACACAAAGTCCACTGACCGGAAAATGACACTGCTGCACTTCATCGCCTTGACAGTGAAGGAGAAATACCCAGACCTGGCTACCTTCTGGCATGAGCTGCACTTCGTGGAGAAGGCTGCAGCAG TGTCCCTGGAGAACGTGCTGCTGGATGTGAAAGAGCTGGGCCGGGGCATGGAGCTGATTCGGCGGGAATGCAGCATTCATGACAACAGCGTCCTTCGAAACTTCCTCAGCACCAATGAAGGCAGGCTGGACAAGCTCCAGCGTGATGCCAAGACTGCCGAG GAGGCCTACAATGCAGTTGTGCGCTACTTTGGCGAGAGtcccaagaccacacctccttcTGTGTTTTTCCCAGTATTTGTCCGATTCATTCGTTCTTACAAG GAAGCAGAACAAGAGAATGAAGCTCGCAAGAAACAAGAGGAAGTAATGCGGGAGAAGCAGCTGGCTCAGGAAGCCAAGAAGCTGGATGCCAAG ACTCCATCCCAGCGAAACAAATGGCAACAGCAGGAGCTAATTGCAGAGTTGAGACGGCGCCAAGCTAAGGAACACCGGCCTGTTTACGAAGGGAAGGATGGTACCATTGAGGATATCATCACAG GCTTCAAACACGGGCCCATGAGCATTCGCAACCAAGCCAGGAGTGCTGTACCACCCAGTGGCCCTCCTCGGGCTCCAGGTCCTCACTGA
- the Fmnl3 gene encoding formin-like protein 3 isoform X2, which translates to MGNLESTEGGPGEPPSVPLLLPPGKTPMPEPCELEERFALVLSSMNLPPDKARLLRQYDNEKKWDLICDQERFQVKNPPHTYIQKLQSFLDPNVTRKKFRRRVQESTKVLRELEISLRTNHIGWVREFLNEENKGLDVLVDYLSFAQCSVMFDFEGLESGDDGAFDKLRSWSRSIEDLQPPSALSAPFTNSLARSARQSVLRYSTLPGRRALKNSRLVSQKDDVHVCILCLRAIMNYQYGFNLVMSHPHAVNEIALSLNNKNPRTKALVLELLAAVCLVRGGHEIILAAFDNFKEVCKELHRFEKLMEYFRNEDSNIDFMVACMQFINIVVHSVEDMNFRVHLQYEFTKLGLEEFLQKSRHTESEKLQVQIQAYLDNVFDVGGLLEDAETKNVALEKVEELEEHVSHLTEKLLDLENENMMRVAELEKQLLQREKELESIKETYENTNHQVHTLRRLIKEKEEAFQRRCHLEPSARGLDSMGGSEALARIGPTELSEGMPSSDLDLLASAPPAEEALPLPPPPAPPLPPPPPPLPDKCPPAPPLPGAAPSVVLTVGLSAIRIKKPIKTKFRLPVFNWTALKPNQINGTVFSELDDEKILEDLDLDKFEELFKTKAQGPALDLICSKNKTAQKAASKVTLLEANRAKNLAITLRKAGRSAEEICRAIHTFDLQTLPVDFVECLMRFLPTEAEVKLLRQYERERQPLEELAAEDRFMLLFSKVERLTQRMAGMAFLGNFQDNLQMLTPQLNAIIAASASVKSSQKLKQMLEIILALGNYMNSSKRGAVYGFKLQSLDLLLDTKSTDRKMTLLHFIALTVKEKYPDLATFWHELHFVEKAAAVSLENVLLDVKELGRGMELIRRECSIHDNSVLRNFLSTNEGRLDKLQRDAKTAEEAYNAVVRYFGESPKTTPPSVFFPVFVRFIRSYKEAEQENEARKKQEEVMREKQLAQEAKKLDAKTPSQRNKWQQQELIAELRRRQAKEHRPVYEGKDGTIEDIITGFKHGPMSIRNQARSAVPPSGPPRAPGPH; encoded by the exons AGCTCCATGAACCTGCCTCCTGACAAGGCCCGGCTCCTGCGACAGTACGACAACGAGAAGAAGTGGGATCTCATCTGTGATCAG GAACGATTCCAGGTGAAGAATCCTCCCCACACCTATATCCAGAAACTCCAGAGCTTTTTGGACCCCAACGTAACACGGAAG AAGTTCAGGAGGAGAGTGCAGGAGTCAACCAAGGTCCTACGGGAGCTGGAGATCTCACTTCGCACCAATCACATTGG GTGGGTGAGGGAATTTCTCAATGAGGAAAACAAAGGCCTGGATGTGCTGGTGGATTACCTGTCATTTGCCCAATGTTCTGTCAT GTTTGACTTTGAGGGTCTGGAGAGTGGCGATGATGGTGCATTTGACAAGCTCCGGTCCTGGAGCAGGTCAATCGAGGACCTGCAGCCGCCCAGCGCCCTGTCGGCCCCCTTCACCAACAGCCTCGCTCGCTCTGCGCGCCAGTCCGTGCTCCG GTACAGCACTCTCCCTGGCCGCAGGGCCTTGAAGAACTCCCGCCTGGTGAGCCAGAAGGACGATGTCCACGTCTGTATCCTTTGTCTCAGAGCCATCATGAACTATCAG TATGGCTTCAACTTGGTCATGTCCCACCCACACGCGGTCAATGAGATTGCACTTAGCCTCAACAACAAGAATCCAAG GACCAAAGCTCTGGTCTTGGAGCTGCTGGCAGCTGTGTGTTTGGTGCGAGGAGGTCATGAAATCATTCTTGCTGCCTTTGACAATTTCAAAGAG GTGTGTAAAGAACTGCATCGGTTTGAGAAGCTAATGGAGTATTTCCGGAATGAAGACAGCAACATTGACTTCATG GTGGCCTGCATGCAGTTCATCAACATTGTGGTGCACTCGGTAGAGGACATGAATTTCCGGGTCCACCTGCAATACGAGTTTACCAAGTTGGGGCTGGAGGAATTCCTGCAG AAGTCAAGGCACACGGAGAGCGAAAAGCTGCAGGTGCAGATTCAGGCTTACCTGGACAATGTGTTTGATGTAGGGGGGTTGTTAGAGGATGCTGAAACCAAGAATGTAGCCCTGGAAAAGGTGGAAGAACTGGAAGAGCACGTGTCCCAC CTCACAGAGAAGCTGCTGGACCTGGAGAATGAGAATATGATGCgagtggcagagctggagaagcagctaCTACAGCgggagaaggagctggagagcaTCAAG GAGACATATGAGAACACAAACCACCAGGTTCATACTCTTCGGAGGCTcattaaagaaaaggaggaggcttTCCAACGCCGATGCCACCTGGAGCCAAGTGCCCGGGGCCTGGATTCCATGGGTGGTAGCGAGGCCCTAGCCAGGATAGGCCCTACAGAGTTGAGTGAGGGCATGCCATCCTCTGACTTGGACCTGCTGGCTTCAGCCCCACCTGCTGAGGAGGcccttcctctgccccctccaCCAGCTCCACCTTTgcccccaccacctcctccattACCAG acAAGTGTCCCCCTGCCCCACCTCTCCCTGGTGCTGCTCCTTCTGTTGTGTTAACAGTGGGCCTGTCAG CCATTCGCATCAAGAAACCTATCAAGACAAAGTTCCGGCTGCCAGTCTTCAACTGGACAGCACTGAAACCCAATCAGATCAATGGCACTGTCTTCAGTGAACTTGATGATGAAAAGATCTTGGAG GACTTAGACCTGGACAAGTTTGAAGAGTTATTTAAGACAAAAGCCCAGGGTCCTGCCCTTGACCTCATCTGCTCCAAGAATAAGACTGCACAAAAGGCTGCCAGCAAGGTGACCCTTTTGGAAGCCAATCGTGCCAAGAACCTGGCTATCACCCTTCGCAAGGCTGGGCGCTCAGCTGAGGAGATCTGCAGGGCCATTCACAC GTTTGACTTACAGACATTACCTGTAGACTTCGTGGAATGCCTGATGCGCTTCCTGCCCACAGAGGCTGAGGTGAAGCTGTTGCGGCAATATGAGCGTGAACGGCAGCCCCTGGAGGAGCTGGCCGCTGAGGACCGCTTCATGTTACTCTTTAGCAAGGTGGAACGGCTGACCCAGCGAATGGCTGGCATGGCCTTTCTGGGCAACTTCCAGGACAACCTGCAGATGCTCACACCG CAACTGAATGCCATCAttgcagcctctgcctctgtcaagtcctcacagaaactgaagcagatgcTGGAG ATCATACTTGCATTGGGGAACTACATGAACAGCAGCAAGCGAGGTGCTGTGTACGGCTTTAAGCTCCAGAGCCTGGATCTG CTGCTGGACACAAAGTCCACTGACCGGAAAATGACACTGCTGCACTTCATCGCCTTGACAGTGAAGGAGAAATACCCAGACCTGGCTACCTTCTGGCATGAGCTGCACTTCGTGGAGAAGGCTGCAGCAG TGTCCCTGGAGAACGTGCTGCTGGATGTGAAAGAGCTGGGCCGGGGCATGGAGCTGATTCGGCGGGAATGCAGCATTCATGACAACAGCGTCCTTCGAAACTTCCTCAGCACCAATGAAGGCAGGCTGGACAAGCTCCAGCGTGATGCCAAGACTGCCGAG GAGGCCTACAATGCAGTTGTGCGCTACTTTGGCGAGAGtcccaagaccacacctccttcTGTGTTTTTCCCAGTATTTGTCCGATTCATTCGTTCTTACAAG GAAGCAGAACAAGAGAATGAAGCTCGCAAGAAACAAGAGGAAGTAATGCGGGAGAAGCAGCTGGCTCAGGAAGCCAAGAAGCTGGATGCCAAG ACTCCATCCCAGCGAAACAAATGGCAACAGCAGGAGCTAATTGCAGAGTTGAGACGGCGCCAAGCTAAGGAACACCGGCCTGTTTACGAAGGGAAGGATGGTACCATTGAGGATATCATCACAG GCTTCAAACACGGGCCCATGAGCATTCGCAACCAAGCCAGGAGTGCTGTACCACCCAGTGGCCCTCCTCGGGCTCCAGGTCCTCACTGA
- the Fmnl3 gene encoding formin-like protein 3 isoform X3: protein MGNLESTEGGPGEPPSVPLLLPPGKTPMPEPCELEERFALVLSSMNLPPDKARLLRQYDNEKKWDLICDQERFQVKNPPHTYIQKLQSFLDPNVTRKKFRRRVQESTKVLRELEISLRTNHIGWVREFLNEENKGLDVLVDYLSFAQCSVMYSTLPGRRALKNSRLVSQKDDVHVCILCLRAIMNYQYGFNLVMSHPHAVNEIALSLNNKNPRTKALVLELLAAVCLVRGGHEIILAAFDNFKEVCKELHRFEKLMEYFRNEDSNIDFMVACMQFINIVVHSVEDMNFRVHLQYEFTKLGLEEFLQKSRHTESEKLQVQIQAYLDNVFDVGGLLEDAETKNVALEKVEELEEHVSHLTEKLLDLENENMMRVAELEKQLLQREKELESIKETYENTNHQVHTLRRLIKEKEEAFQRRCHLEPSARGLDSMGGSEALARIGPTELSEGMPSSDLDLLASAPPAEEALPLPPPPAPPLPPPPPPLPDKCPPAPPLPGAAPSVVLTVGLSAIRIKKPIKTKFRLPVFNWTALKPNQINGTVFSELDDEKILEDLDLDKFEELFKTKAQGPALDLICSKNKTAQKAASKVTLLEANRAKNLAITLRKAGRSAEEICRAIHTFDLQTLPVDFVECLMRFLPTEAEVKLLRQYERERQPLEELAAEDRFMLLFSKVERLTQRMAGMAFLGNFQDNLQMLTPQLNAIIAASASVKSSQKLKQMLEIILALGNYMNSSKRGAVYGFKLQSLDLLLDTKSTDRKMTLLHFIALTVKEKYPDLATFWHELHFVEKAAAVSLENVLLDVKELGRGMELIRRECSIHDNSVLRNFLSTNEGRLDKLQRDAKTAEEAYNAVVRYFGESPKTTPPSVFFPVFVRFIRSYKEAEQENEARKKQEEVMREKQLAQEAKKLDAKTPSQRNKWQQQELIAELRRRQAKEHRPVYEGKDGTIEDIITVLKSVPFTARTAKRGSRFFCDAAHHDESNC from the exons AGCTCCATGAACCTGCCTCCTGACAAGGCCCGGCTCCTGCGACAGTACGACAACGAGAAGAAGTGGGATCTCATCTGTGATCAG GAACGATTCCAGGTGAAGAATCCTCCCCACACCTATATCCAGAAACTCCAGAGCTTTTTGGACCCCAACGTAACACGGAAG AAGTTCAGGAGGAGAGTGCAGGAGTCAACCAAGGTCCTACGGGAGCTGGAGATCTCACTTCGCACCAATCACATTGG GTGGGTGAGGGAATTTCTCAATGAGGAAAACAAAGGCCTGGATGTGCTGGTGGATTACCTGTCATTTGCCCAATGTTCTGTCAT GTACAGCACTCTCCCTGGCCGCAGGGCCTTGAAGAACTCCCGCCTGGTGAGCCAGAAGGACGATGTCCACGTCTGTATCCTTTGTCTCAGAGCCATCATGAACTATCAG TATGGCTTCAACTTGGTCATGTCCCACCCACACGCGGTCAATGAGATTGCACTTAGCCTCAACAACAAGAATCCAAG GACCAAAGCTCTGGTCTTGGAGCTGCTGGCAGCTGTGTGTTTGGTGCGAGGAGGTCATGAAATCATTCTTGCTGCCTTTGACAATTTCAAAGAG GTGTGTAAAGAACTGCATCGGTTTGAGAAGCTAATGGAGTATTTCCGGAATGAAGACAGCAACATTGACTTCATG GTGGCCTGCATGCAGTTCATCAACATTGTGGTGCACTCGGTAGAGGACATGAATTTCCGGGTCCACCTGCAATACGAGTTTACCAAGTTGGGGCTGGAGGAATTCCTGCAG AAGTCAAGGCACACGGAGAGCGAAAAGCTGCAGGTGCAGATTCAGGCTTACCTGGACAATGTGTTTGATGTAGGGGGGTTGTTAGAGGATGCTGAAACCAAGAATGTAGCCCTGGAAAAGGTGGAAGAACTGGAAGAGCACGTGTCCCAC CTCACAGAGAAGCTGCTGGACCTGGAGAATGAGAATATGATGCgagtggcagagctggagaagcagctaCTACAGCgggagaaggagctggagagcaTCAAG GAGACATATGAGAACACAAACCACCAGGTTCATACTCTTCGGAGGCTcattaaagaaaaggaggaggcttTCCAACGCCGATGCCACCTGGAGCCAAGTGCCCGGGGCCTGGATTCCATGGGTGGTAGCGAGGCCCTAGCCAGGATAGGCCCTACAGAGTTGAGTGAGGGCATGCCATCCTCTGACTTGGACCTGCTGGCTTCAGCCCCACCTGCTGAGGAGGcccttcctctgccccctccaCCAGCTCCACCTTTgcccccaccacctcctccattACCAG acAAGTGTCCCCCTGCCCCACCTCTCCCTGGTGCTGCTCCTTCTGTTGTGTTAACAGTGGGCCTGTCAG CCATTCGCATCAAGAAACCTATCAAGACAAAGTTCCGGCTGCCAGTCTTCAACTGGACAGCACTGAAACCCAATCAGATCAATGGCACTGTCTTCAGTGAACTTGATGATGAAAAGATCTTGGAG GACTTAGACCTGGACAAGTTTGAAGAGTTATTTAAGACAAAAGCCCAGGGTCCTGCCCTTGACCTCATCTGCTCCAAGAATAAGACTGCACAAAAGGCTGCCAGCAAGGTGACCCTTTTGGAAGCCAATCGTGCCAAGAACCTGGCTATCACCCTTCGCAAGGCTGGGCGCTCAGCTGAGGAGATCTGCAGGGCCATTCACAC GTTTGACTTACAGACATTACCTGTAGACTTCGTGGAATGCCTGATGCGCTTCCTGCCCACAGAGGCTGAGGTGAAGCTGTTGCGGCAATATGAGCGTGAACGGCAGCCCCTGGAGGAGCTGGCCGCTGAGGACCGCTTCATGTTACTCTTTAGCAAGGTGGAACGGCTGACCCAGCGAATGGCTGGCATGGCCTTTCTGGGCAACTTCCAGGACAACCTGCAGATGCTCACACCG CAACTGAATGCCATCAttgcagcctctgcctctgtcaagtcctcacagaaactgaagcagatgcTGGAG ATCATACTTGCATTGGGGAACTACATGAACAGCAGCAAGCGAGGTGCTGTGTACGGCTTTAAGCTCCAGAGCCTGGATCTG CTGCTGGACACAAAGTCCACTGACCGGAAAATGACACTGCTGCACTTCATCGCCTTGACAGTGAAGGAGAAATACCCAGACCTGGCTACCTTCTGGCATGAGCTGCACTTCGTGGAGAAGGCTGCAGCAG TGTCCCTGGAGAACGTGCTGCTGGATGTGAAAGAGCTGGGCCGGGGCATGGAGCTGATTCGGCGGGAATGCAGCATTCATGACAACAGCGTCCTTCGAAACTTCCTCAGCACCAATGAAGGCAGGCTGGACAAGCTCCAGCGTGATGCCAAGACTGCCGAG GAGGCCTACAATGCAGTTGTGCGCTACTTTGGCGAGAGtcccaagaccacacctccttcTGTGTTTTTCCCAGTATTTGTCCGATTCATTCGTTCTTACAAG GAAGCAGAACAAGAGAATGAAGCTCGCAAGAAACAAGAGGAAGTAATGCGGGAGAAGCAGCTGGCTCAGGAAGCCAAGAAGCTGGATGCCAAG ACTCCATCCCAGCGAAACAAATGGCAACAGCAGGAGCTAATTGCAGAGTTGAGACGGCGCCAAGCTAAGGAACACCGGCCTGTTTACGAAGGGAAGGATGGTACCATTGAGGATATCATCACAG TGTTGAAGAGTGTCCCTTTCACGGCCCGTACTGCCAAGCGGGGCTCACGCTTCTTCTGTGATGCAGCCCACCACGATGAGTCAAACTGTTAG